In a single window of the Scophthalmus maximus strain ysfricsl-2021 chromosome 18, ASM2237912v1, whole genome shotgun sequence genome:
- the LOC118289961 gene encoding NACHT, LRR and PYD domains-containing protein 12-like isoform X5: MSHSVDREEGAPPYKTSLSEEHQTRRRIHQQRPDSPVSDCLSMKSDRSMGKPVDFKSDDQRSCVCRRRPDSPVSSGLSMKSDRSMGKPVDFKRTSEDQRRFHQQRLDSPVSGCVSMKSDRSMGKPVDFKLERRRRPDSPVSSGLSMKSDWSMGKPVDFKQSSSDQRSEDPGSLHQSSEVQTDPDSIFLRLEKNIVSFVKEELRKFKKVLSPDHRESSEIQGEEEEVLEGVDEEQRRSSREAFLKITLNFLRTMKQEELAERLQSRNDDAHSLCQRNLKSILKEKFQCVFEGIAKAGNRTLLNQIYTDLYITEGGTGEVNDEHEVRQIESASWKQDRPETTIRQEDIFKASPGRDQPITRVMTKGVAGIGKTVLTQKFTLDWAEDKTNQDVHFMFPFTLRELNVLKEKRFSLVELVHLFFPETKEAGICRFEEFQVVFIFDGLDECRPPLDFNSTEILTDATASTSVDVLLTNLIRGKLLPSARLWITTRPAAANQIPPECVDLVTEVRGFTDPQKKDYFRKKFRDDEEKADRIISHIKTSRSLHIMCHIPVFCWITATVLENTLKTSDGGELPKTLTEMYIHFLVVQAKLKKLKYDGGSEADQHWSPESKKMIESLGKLAFKQLQEGNLIFYKSDLTNSGIDIRAASVYSGVFTEIFKEERGLYQDKVFCFIHLSIQEFLAALHVHQTFIESGLNLMSKENTIQSKTVKLLKGKPKEKHLYQSAVDEALQSPNGHLDLFLRFLLGLSLRTNRTVLRGLLTHTGSSSQTNQDTVQYIKKKLNEDLSPERSINLFHCLNELDDRSLVEEIQQSMRSGRLSTQKLSPAQWSTLVFILLSSGKDLDVFDLKKYSASDEALLKLLPVVKASNKALLSGCNLTERSCEALSSVLSSQSSSLRDLDLSNNDLQDSGVKLLSAGLKSPNCQLETLSLSGCLVTEEGCASLASALSSNPSHLRELDLSYNHLGASGGKLLSAGLKEPHWRLDTLRRDPDGQRWLKSGLRKYACDVTLDLNTTHRKVKLSERDRKATLVRDREQSYAPHPHRFDHWPQLMCGNHLTGRCYWEVEWRGDVDVAVTYREIERKGDSAACRFGRNDQSWSLSCSDRHGYSVRHVDTQTSISSSSRSHRVGVYVDRPAGTLSFYSVSSDSLIHLHTFTTTSTRPLCPGFGFGFGVESLMLALECSVSLCSL; encoded by the exons GTCCTGTGTTTGTAGGAGGAGACCAGACTCTCCTGTATCCAGCGGTTTGTCCATGAAGAGCGACCGGTCCATGGGTAAACCTGTGGACTTCAAACGGACGTCTGAGGATCAAAG GAGGTTCCATCAGCAGAGACTAGACTCTCCTGTATCCGGCTGTGTCTCCATGAAGAGTGACCGGTCCATGGGTAAACCTGTGGACTTCAAACTTGAACGAAG GAGGAGACCAGACTCTCCTGTATCCAGCGGTTTGTCCATGAAGAGCGACTGGTCCATGGGTAAACCTGTGGACTTCAAACAGTCGTCGTCGGATCAAAGGTCTGAAGATCCAGG ATCTCTGCACCAGAGCTCAGAGGTTCAAACAGACCCGGACTCCATATTCCTG CGACTGGAGAAGAACATTGTGAGTTTTGTGAAAGAAGAGCTAAGGAAGTTCAAGAAGGTTCTCAGTCCGGATCACAGAGAATCCTCCGAGATtcagggtgaagaggaggaggtgttggaAGGTGTGGacgaagagcagaggaggagcagcagagaggcgtTTCTGAAGATCACACTGAACTTCCTGAGGACGAtgaagcaggaggagctggCTGAACGTCTGCAGAGCA gAAATGATGACGCACATTCCTTATGCCAAAGGAACCTCAAGTCCATCCTGAAGGAGaagttccagtgtgtgtttgagggaatCGCTAAAGCAGGAAACCGGACGCTCCTGAATCAGATCTACACAGATCTCTACATCACAGAGGGAGGGACTGGAGAAGTCAACGATGAACATGAGGTCAGACAGATTGAATCAGCTTCCTGGAAACAAGACAGACCAGAAACAACCATCAGACAAGAAGACATCTTTAAAGCCTCACCTGGAAGAGACCAACCAATCACAAGAGTGATGACAAAGGGAGTGGCTGGCATCGGGAAAACAGTCTTAACACAGAAGTTCACTCTGGACTGGGCTGAAGACAAAACCAACCAGGACGTCCATTTCATGTTCCCATTCACTTTAAGAGAGCTGAATgtgctgaaagagaaaaggttCAGCTTGGTGGAACTCGTCCATCTCTTCTTTCCTGAGACCAAAGAAGCAGGAATCTGCAGGTTTGAAGAGTTCCAGGTCGTGTTCATCTTTGACGGTCTGGACGAGTGTCGACCTCCTCTGGACTTCAACAGCACTGAGATCCTGACTGATGCTACAGCCTCCACCTCAGTGGACGTGCTGCTGACAAACCTCATCAGGGGGAAACTGCTGCCGTCTGCTCGCCTCTGGATAACCAcacgacctgcagcagccaatcagatccctcCTGAGTGTGTTGACCTggtgacagaggtcagaggctTTACTGATCCACAGAAGAAGGACTACTTCAGGAAGAAGTTCAGAGATGATGAGGAGAAGGCCGACAGGATCATCTCCCACATCAAGACTTCACGAAGCCTCCACATCATGTGCCACATCCCAGTCTTCTGCTGGATCACTGCTACAGTTCTGGAGAACACGTTGAAGACCAGCGACGGAGGAGAGCTGCCCAAGACCCTGACTGAGATGTACATCCACTTCCTGGTGGTTCAGGCCAAACTGAAGAAGCTCAAGTACGATGGAGGGTCTGAAGCAGATCAACACTGGAGTCCAGAGAGCAAGAAGATGATCGAGTCTCTGGGAAAACTGGCTTTTaagcagctgcaggagggaaaCCTGATCTTCTATAAATCAGACCTGACAAATTCTGGCATCGATATCAGAGCAGCCTCGGTGTACTCAGGAGTTTTCACAGAGATCTTTAAAGAGGAGCGAGGCCTGTACCAGGACAAGGTGTTCTGCTTCATTCATCTGAGTATTCAGGAGTTTCTGGCTGCTCTTCATGTCCATCAGACCTTCATTGAGTCTGGACTCAATCTgatgtcaaaagaaaacacaatacaatCCAAGACAGTTAAACTCTTAAAGGGAAAGcctaaagaaaaacatttgtacCAGAGTGCTGTGGACGAGGCCTTACAGAGTCCAAATGGACACCTGGACTTGTTCCTCCGCTTCCTCCTGGGTCTTTCCCTGCGGACCAATCGGACTGTCCTCCGAGGCCTGttgacacacacaggaagtagcTCACAGACCAATCAGGACACAGTCCAGTACATCAAGAAGAAGCTCAATGAGGATCTGTCTCCAGAGAGAAGCATCAACCTGTTCCACTGTCTGAATGAACTGGACGATCGTTCTCTAGTGGAGGAGATCCAACAGTCAATGAGATCAGGACGTCTGTCCACACAGAAACTGTCTCCTGCTCAATGGTCAACTCTGGTCTTCATCTTACTGTCATCAGGAAAAGATCTGGACGTGTTTGACCTGAAGAAATACTCTGCTTCAGATGAGGCTCTTCTGAAGCTGCTGCCGGTGGTCAAAGCCTCCAACAAAGCGCT GCTGAGTGGTTGTAAcctgacagagagaagctgtgaagctctgtcctcagtcctcagctcCCAGTCGTCCAGTCTGAGAGACCTGGACCTGAGTAACAACgacctgcaggattcaggagtgaagctgctgtctgctggacTGAAGAGTCCAAACTGTCAACTGGAAACTCTCAG TCTGTCAGGTTGTCTGGTCACAGAGGAAGGTTGtgcttctctggcctcagctctgagcTCTAACCCCTCCCATCTGAGAGAGCTGGACCTGAGCTACAATCATCTAGGAGCCTCCGGAGGgaagctgctgtctgctgggCTGAAGGAACCTCACTGGAGACTGGACACTCTCAG ACGGGATCCTGACGGGCAGCGATGGTTAAAATCTGGTCTGAGAAAGT ATGCCTGTGACGTCACACTGGacttgaacacaacacacaggaagGTGAAACTGTCGGAGCGCGACAGGAAGGCGACGCTGGTCAGAGACCGGGAGCAGTCGTATGCTCCTCATCCACACAGATTCGACCACTGGCCTCAGCTGATGTGTGGAAACCATCTGACCGGTCGCTGCtactgggaggtggagtggagaggagacgTGGACGTGGCGGTGACGTACAGAGAGATCGAGAGGAAGGGAGACAGCGCCGCCTGCAGGTTCGGGAGGAATGATCAGTCCTGGAGTCTGAGCTGCTCTGATCGTCATGGTTACTCCGTCCGTCACgtggacacacaaacatccatcaGCTCGTCCTCCAGGTCTCACAGAGTGGGAGTGTATGTGGACCGTCCTGCTGGGACTCTGTCCTTCTACAGTGTCTCCTCCGACTCCCTGAtccacctccacaccttcaCAACCACCTCCACCCGACCTCTGTGTCCTGGGTTCGGCTTCGGCTTCGGGGTGGAGTCTCTGATGTTGGCACTGGAGTGTTCCGTGTCTCTGTGCTCTCTGTAG
- the LOC118289961 gene encoding NLR family CARD domain-containing protein 3-like isoform X1, whose protein sequence is MSHSVDREEGAPPYKTSLSEEHQTRRRIHQQRPDSPVSDCLSMKSDRSMGKPVDFKSDDQRSCVCRRRPDSPVSSGLSMKSDRSMGKPVDFKRTSEDQRRFHQQRLDSPVSGCVSMKSDRSMGKPVDFKLERRRRPDSPVSSGLSMKSDWSMGKPVDFKQSSSDQRSEDPGSLHQSSEVQTDPDSIFLRLEKNIVSFVKEELRKFKKVLSPDHRESSEIQGEEEEVLEGVDEEQRRSSREAFLKITLNFLRTMKQEELAERLQSRNDDAHSLCQRNLKSILKEKFQCVFEGIAKAGNRTLLNQIYTDLYITEGGTGEVNDEHEVRQIESASWKQDRPETTIRQEDIFKASPGRDQPITRVMTKGVAGIGKTVLTQKFTLDWAEDKTNQDVHFMFPFTLRELNVLKEKRFSLVELVHLFFPETKEAGICRFEEFQVVFIFDGLDECRPPLDFNSTEILTDATASTSVDVLLTNLIRGKLLPSARLWITTRPAAANQIPPECVDLVTEVRGFTDPQKKDYFRKKFRDDEEKADRIISHIKTSRSLHIMCHIPVFCWITATVLENTLKTSDGGELPKTLTEMYIHFLVVQAKLKKLKYDGGSEADQHWSPESKKMIESLGKLAFKQLQEGNLIFYKSDLTNSGIDIRAASVYSGVFTEIFKEERGLYQDKVFCFIHLSIQEFLAALHVHQTFIESGLNLMSKENTIQSKTVKLLKGKPKEKHLYQSAVDEALQSPNGHLDLFLRFLLGLSLRTNRTVLRGLLTHTGSSSQTNQDTVQYIKKKLNEDLSPERSINLFHCLNELDDRSLVEEIQQSMRSGRLSTQKLSPAQWSTLVFILLSSGKDLDVFDLKKYSASDEALLKLLPVVKASNKALLSSCNLTERRCEALSSVLSSQSSSLRDLDLSNNNLQDSEVKLLFVGLKSPNCQLVTLRLSGCNLTERSCEALSSVLSSQSSSLRDLDLSNNDLQDSGVKLLSAGLKSPNCQLETLSLSGCLVTEEGCASLASALSSNPSHLRELDLSYNHLGASGGKLLSAGLKEPHWRLDTLRRDPDGQRWLKSGLRKYACDVTLDLNTTHRKVKLSERDRKATLVRDREQSYAPHPHRFDHWPQLMCGNHLTGRCYWEVEWRGDVDVAVTYREIERKGDSAACRFGRNDQSWSLSCSDRHGYSVRHVDTQTSISSSSRSHRVGVYVDRPAGTLSFYSVSSDSLIHLHTFTTTSTRPLCPGFGFGFGVESLMLALECSVSLCSL, encoded by the exons GTCCTGTGTTTGTAGGAGGAGACCAGACTCTCCTGTATCCAGCGGTTTGTCCATGAAGAGCGACCGGTCCATGGGTAAACCTGTGGACTTCAAACGGACGTCTGAGGATCAAAG GAGGTTCCATCAGCAGAGACTAGACTCTCCTGTATCCGGCTGTGTCTCCATGAAGAGTGACCGGTCCATGGGTAAACCTGTGGACTTCAAACTTGAACGAAG GAGGAGACCAGACTCTCCTGTATCCAGCGGTTTGTCCATGAAGAGCGACTGGTCCATGGGTAAACCTGTGGACTTCAAACAGTCGTCGTCGGATCAAAGGTCTGAAGATCCAGG ATCTCTGCACCAGAGCTCAGAGGTTCAAACAGACCCGGACTCCATATTCCTG CGACTGGAGAAGAACATTGTGAGTTTTGTGAAAGAAGAGCTAAGGAAGTTCAAGAAGGTTCTCAGTCCGGATCACAGAGAATCCTCCGAGATtcagggtgaagaggaggaggtgttggaAGGTGTGGacgaagagcagaggaggagcagcagagaggcgtTTCTGAAGATCACACTGAACTTCCTGAGGACGAtgaagcaggaggagctggCTGAACGTCTGCAGAGCA gAAATGATGACGCACATTCCTTATGCCAAAGGAACCTCAAGTCCATCCTGAAGGAGaagttccagtgtgtgtttgagggaatCGCTAAAGCAGGAAACCGGACGCTCCTGAATCAGATCTACACAGATCTCTACATCACAGAGGGAGGGACTGGAGAAGTCAACGATGAACATGAGGTCAGACAGATTGAATCAGCTTCCTGGAAACAAGACAGACCAGAAACAACCATCAGACAAGAAGACATCTTTAAAGCCTCACCTGGAAGAGACCAACCAATCACAAGAGTGATGACAAAGGGAGTGGCTGGCATCGGGAAAACAGTCTTAACACAGAAGTTCACTCTGGACTGGGCTGAAGACAAAACCAACCAGGACGTCCATTTCATGTTCCCATTCACTTTAAGAGAGCTGAATgtgctgaaagagaaaaggttCAGCTTGGTGGAACTCGTCCATCTCTTCTTTCCTGAGACCAAAGAAGCAGGAATCTGCAGGTTTGAAGAGTTCCAGGTCGTGTTCATCTTTGACGGTCTGGACGAGTGTCGACCTCCTCTGGACTTCAACAGCACTGAGATCCTGACTGATGCTACAGCCTCCACCTCAGTGGACGTGCTGCTGACAAACCTCATCAGGGGGAAACTGCTGCCGTCTGCTCGCCTCTGGATAACCAcacgacctgcagcagccaatcagatccctcCTGAGTGTGTTGACCTggtgacagaggtcagaggctTTACTGATCCACAGAAGAAGGACTACTTCAGGAAGAAGTTCAGAGATGATGAGGAGAAGGCCGACAGGATCATCTCCCACATCAAGACTTCACGAAGCCTCCACATCATGTGCCACATCCCAGTCTTCTGCTGGATCACTGCTACAGTTCTGGAGAACACGTTGAAGACCAGCGACGGAGGAGAGCTGCCCAAGACCCTGACTGAGATGTACATCCACTTCCTGGTGGTTCAGGCCAAACTGAAGAAGCTCAAGTACGATGGAGGGTCTGAAGCAGATCAACACTGGAGTCCAGAGAGCAAGAAGATGATCGAGTCTCTGGGAAAACTGGCTTTTaagcagctgcaggagggaaaCCTGATCTTCTATAAATCAGACCTGACAAATTCTGGCATCGATATCAGAGCAGCCTCGGTGTACTCAGGAGTTTTCACAGAGATCTTTAAAGAGGAGCGAGGCCTGTACCAGGACAAGGTGTTCTGCTTCATTCATCTGAGTATTCAGGAGTTTCTGGCTGCTCTTCATGTCCATCAGACCTTCATTGAGTCTGGACTCAATCTgatgtcaaaagaaaacacaatacaatCCAAGACAGTTAAACTCTTAAAGGGAAAGcctaaagaaaaacatttgtacCAGAGTGCTGTGGACGAGGCCTTACAGAGTCCAAATGGACACCTGGACTTGTTCCTCCGCTTCCTCCTGGGTCTTTCCCTGCGGACCAATCGGACTGTCCTCCGAGGCCTGttgacacacacaggaagtagcTCACAGACCAATCAGGACACAGTCCAGTACATCAAGAAGAAGCTCAATGAGGATCTGTCTCCAGAGAGAAGCATCAACCTGTTCCACTGTCTGAATGAACTGGACGATCGTTCTCTAGTGGAGGAGATCCAACAGTCAATGAGATCAGGACGTCTGTCCACACAGAAACTGTCTCCTGCTCAATGGTCAACTCTGGTCTTCATCTTACTGTCATCAGGAAAAGATCTGGACGTGTTTGACCTGAAGAAATACTCTGCTTCAGATGAGGCTCTTCTGAAGCTGCTGCCGGTGGTCAAAGCCTCCAACAAAGCGCT GCTGAGTAGCTGTAACCTGACAGAGAGAAGATGTGAAGCTctgtcctcagtcctcagctcCCAGTCGTCCAGTCTGAGAGACCTGGACCTGAGTAACAACAACCTGCAGGATTCAgaagtgaagctgctgtttGTTGGACTGAAGAGTCCAAATTGTCAACTGGTAACTCTCAG GCTGAGTGGTTGTAAcctgacagagagaagctgtgaagctctgtcctcagtcctcagctcCCAGTCGTCCAGTCTGAGAGACCTGGACCTGAGTAACAACgacctgcaggattcaggagtgaagctgctgtctgctggacTGAAGAGTCCAAACTGTCAACTGGAAACTCTCAG TCTGTCAGGTTGTCTGGTCACAGAGGAAGGTTGtgcttctctggcctcagctctgagcTCTAACCCCTCCCATCTGAGAGAGCTGGACCTGAGCTACAATCATCTAGGAGCCTCCGGAGGgaagctgctgtctgctgggCTGAAGGAACCTCACTGGAGACTGGACACTCTCAG ACGGGATCCTGACGGGCAGCGATGGTTAAAATCTGGTCTGAGAAAGT ATGCCTGTGACGTCACACTGGacttgaacacaacacacaggaagGTGAAACTGTCGGAGCGCGACAGGAAGGCGACGCTGGTCAGAGACCGGGAGCAGTCGTATGCTCCTCATCCACACAGATTCGACCACTGGCCTCAGCTGATGTGTGGAAACCATCTGACCGGTCGCTGCtactgggaggtggagtggagaggagacgTGGACGTGGCGGTGACGTACAGAGAGATCGAGAGGAAGGGAGACAGCGCCGCCTGCAGGTTCGGGAGGAATGATCAGTCCTGGAGTCTGAGCTGCTCTGATCGTCATGGTTACTCCGTCCGTCACgtggacacacaaacatccatcaGCTCGTCCTCCAGGTCTCACAGAGTGGGAGTGTATGTGGACCGTCCTGCTGGGACTCTGTCCTTCTACAGTGTCTCCTCCGACTCCCTGAtccacctccacaccttcaCAACCACCTCCACCCGACCTCTGTGTCCTGGGTTCGGCTTCGGCTTCGGGGTGGAGTCTCTGATGTTGGCACTGGAGTGTTCCGTGTCTCTGTGCTCTCTGTAG
- the LOC118289961 gene encoding NLR family CARD domain-containing protein 3-like isoform X3 → MSHSVDREEGAPPYKTSLSEEHQTRRRIHQQRPDSPVSDCLSMKSDRSMGKPVDFKSDDQRSCVCRRRPDSPVSSGLSMKSDRSMGKPVDFKRTSEDQRRRPDSPVSSGLSMKSDWSMGKPVDFKQSSSDQRSEDPGSLHQSSEVQTDPDSIFLRLEKNIVSFVKEELRKFKKVLSPDHRESSEIQGEEEEVLEGVDEEQRRSSREAFLKITLNFLRTMKQEELAERLQSRNDDAHSLCQRNLKSILKEKFQCVFEGIAKAGNRTLLNQIYTDLYITEGGTGEVNDEHEVRQIESASWKQDRPETTIRQEDIFKASPGRDQPITRVMTKGVAGIGKTVLTQKFTLDWAEDKTNQDVHFMFPFTLRELNVLKEKRFSLVELVHLFFPETKEAGICRFEEFQVVFIFDGLDECRPPLDFNSTEILTDATASTSVDVLLTNLIRGKLLPSARLWITTRPAAANQIPPECVDLVTEVRGFTDPQKKDYFRKKFRDDEEKADRIISHIKTSRSLHIMCHIPVFCWITATVLENTLKTSDGGELPKTLTEMYIHFLVVQAKLKKLKYDGGSEADQHWSPESKKMIESLGKLAFKQLQEGNLIFYKSDLTNSGIDIRAASVYSGVFTEIFKEERGLYQDKVFCFIHLSIQEFLAALHVHQTFIESGLNLMSKENTIQSKTVKLLKGKPKEKHLYQSAVDEALQSPNGHLDLFLRFLLGLSLRTNRTVLRGLLTHTGSSSQTNQDTVQYIKKKLNEDLSPERSINLFHCLNELDDRSLVEEIQQSMRSGRLSTQKLSPAQWSTLVFILLSSGKDLDVFDLKKYSASDEALLKLLPVVKASNKALLSSCNLTERRCEALSSVLSSQSSSLRDLDLSNNNLQDSEVKLLFVGLKSPNCQLVTLRLSGCNLTERSCEALSSVLSSQSSSLRDLDLSNNDLQDSGVKLLSAGLKSPNCQLETLSLSGCLVTEEGCASLASALSSNPSHLRELDLSYNHLGASGGKLLSAGLKEPHWRLDTLRRDPDGQRWLKSGLRKYACDVTLDLNTTHRKVKLSERDRKATLVRDREQSYAPHPHRFDHWPQLMCGNHLTGRCYWEVEWRGDVDVAVTYREIERKGDSAACRFGRNDQSWSLSCSDRHGYSVRHVDTQTSISSSSRSHRVGVYVDRPAGTLSFYSVSSDSLIHLHTFTTTSTRPLCPGFGFGFGVESLMLALECSVSLCSL, encoded by the exons GTCCTGTGTTTGTAGGAGGAGACCAGACTCTCCTGTATCCAGCGGTTTGTCCATGAAGAGCGACCGGTCCATGGGTAAACCTGTGGACTTCAAACGGACGTCTGAGGATCAAAG GAGGAGACCAGACTCTCCTGTATCCAGCGGTTTGTCCATGAAGAGCGACTGGTCCATGGGTAAACCTGTGGACTTCAAACAGTCGTCGTCGGATCAAAGGTCTGAAGATCCAGG ATCTCTGCACCAGAGCTCAGAGGTTCAAACAGACCCGGACTCCATATTCCTG CGACTGGAGAAGAACATTGTGAGTTTTGTGAAAGAAGAGCTAAGGAAGTTCAAGAAGGTTCTCAGTCCGGATCACAGAGAATCCTCCGAGATtcagggtgaagaggaggaggtgttggaAGGTGTGGacgaagagcagaggaggagcagcagagaggcgtTTCTGAAGATCACACTGAACTTCCTGAGGACGAtgaagcaggaggagctggCTGAACGTCTGCAGAGCA gAAATGATGACGCACATTCCTTATGCCAAAGGAACCTCAAGTCCATCCTGAAGGAGaagttccagtgtgtgtttgagggaatCGCTAAAGCAGGAAACCGGACGCTCCTGAATCAGATCTACACAGATCTCTACATCACAGAGGGAGGGACTGGAGAAGTCAACGATGAACATGAGGTCAGACAGATTGAATCAGCTTCCTGGAAACAAGACAGACCAGAAACAACCATCAGACAAGAAGACATCTTTAAAGCCTCACCTGGAAGAGACCAACCAATCACAAGAGTGATGACAAAGGGAGTGGCTGGCATCGGGAAAACAGTCTTAACACAGAAGTTCACTCTGGACTGGGCTGAAGACAAAACCAACCAGGACGTCCATTTCATGTTCCCATTCACTTTAAGAGAGCTGAATgtgctgaaagagaaaaggttCAGCTTGGTGGAACTCGTCCATCTCTTCTTTCCTGAGACCAAAGAAGCAGGAATCTGCAGGTTTGAAGAGTTCCAGGTCGTGTTCATCTTTGACGGTCTGGACGAGTGTCGACCTCCTCTGGACTTCAACAGCACTGAGATCCTGACTGATGCTACAGCCTCCACCTCAGTGGACGTGCTGCTGACAAACCTCATCAGGGGGAAACTGCTGCCGTCTGCTCGCCTCTGGATAACCAcacgacctgcagcagccaatcagatccctcCTGAGTGTGTTGACCTggtgacagaggtcagaggctTTACTGATCCACAGAAGAAGGACTACTTCAGGAAGAAGTTCAGAGATGATGAGGAGAAGGCCGACAGGATCATCTCCCACATCAAGACTTCACGAAGCCTCCACATCATGTGCCACATCCCAGTCTTCTGCTGGATCACTGCTACAGTTCTGGAGAACACGTTGAAGACCAGCGACGGAGGAGAGCTGCCCAAGACCCTGACTGAGATGTACATCCACTTCCTGGTGGTTCAGGCCAAACTGAAGAAGCTCAAGTACGATGGAGGGTCTGAAGCAGATCAACACTGGAGTCCAGAGAGCAAGAAGATGATCGAGTCTCTGGGAAAACTGGCTTTTaagcagctgcaggagggaaaCCTGATCTTCTATAAATCAGACCTGACAAATTCTGGCATCGATATCAGAGCAGCCTCGGTGTACTCAGGAGTTTTCACAGAGATCTTTAAAGAGGAGCGAGGCCTGTACCAGGACAAGGTGTTCTGCTTCATTCATCTGAGTATTCAGGAGTTTCTGGCTGCTCTTCATGTCCATCAGACCTTCATTGAGTCTGGACTCAATCTgatgtcaaaagaaaacacaatacaatCCAAGACAGTTAAACTCTTAAAGGGAAAGcctaaagaaaaacatttgtacCAGAGTGCTGTGGACGAGGCCTTACAGAGTCCAAATGGACACCTGGACTTGTTCCTCCGCTTCCTCCTGGGTCTTTCCCTGCGGACCAATCGGACTGTCCTCCGAGGCCTGttgacacacacaggaagtagcTCACAGACCAATCAGGACACAGTCCAGTACATCAAGAAGAAGCTCAATGAGGATCTGTCTCCAGAGAGAAGCATCAACCTGTTCCACTGTCTGAATGAACTGGACGATCGTTCTCTAGTGGAGGAGATCCAACAGTCAATGAGATCAGGACGTCTGTCCACACAGAAACTGTCTCCTGCTCAATGGTCAACTCTGGTCTTCATCTTACTGTCATCAGGAAAAGATCTGGACGTGTTTGACCTGAAGAAATACTCTGCTTCAGATGAGGCTCTTCTGAAGCTGCTGCCGGTGGTCAAAGCCTCCAACAAAGCGCT GCTGAGTAGCTGTAACCTGACAGAGAGAAGATGTGAAGCTctgtcctcagtcctcagctcCCAGTCGTCCAGTCTGAGAGACCTGGACCTGAGTAACAACAACCTGCAGGATTCAgaagtgaagctgctgtttGTTGGACTGAAGAGTCCAAATTGTCAACTGGTAACTCTCAG GCTGAGTGGTTGTAAcctgacagagagaagctgtgaagctctgtcctcagtcctcagctcCCAGTCGTCCAGTCTGAGAGACCTGGACCTGAGTAACAACgacctgcaggattcaggagtgaagctgctgtctgctggacTGAAGAGTCCAAACTGTCAACTGGAAACTCTCAG TCTGTCAGGTTGTCTGGTCACAGAGGAAGGTTGtgcttctctggcctcagctctgagcTCTAACCCCTCCCATCTGAGAGAGCTGGACCTGAGCTACAATCATCTAGGAGCCTCCGGAGGgaagctgctgtctgctgggCTGAAGGAACCTCACTGGAGACTGGACACTCTCAG ACGGGATCCTGACGGGCAGCGATGGTTAAAATCTGGTCTGAGAAAGT ATGCCTGTGACGTCACACTGGacttgaacacaacacacaggaagGTGAAACTGTCGGAGCGCGACAGGAAGGCGACGCTGGTCAGAGACCGGGAGCAGTCGTATGCTCCTCATCCACACAGATTCGACCACTGGCCTCAGCTGATGTGTGGAAACCATCTGACCGGTCGCTGCtactgggaggtggagtggagaggagacgTGGACGTGGCGGTGACGTACAGAGAGATCGAGAGGAAGGGAGACAGCGCCGCCTGCAGGTTCGGGAGGAATGATCAGTCCTGGAGTCTGAGCTGCTCTGATCGTCATGGTTACTCCGTCCGTCACgtggacacacaaacatccatcaGCTCGTCCTCCAGGTCTCACAGAGTGGGAGTGTATGTGGACCGTCCTGCTGGGACTCTGTCCTTCTACAGTGTCTCCTCCGACTCCCTGAtccacctccacaccttcaCAACCACCTCCACCCGACCTCTGTGTCCTGGGTTCGGCTTCGGCTTCGGGGTGGAGTCTCTGATGTTGGCACTGGAGTGTTCCGTGTCTCTGTGCTCTCTGTAG